From the genome of Carassius gibelio isolate Cgi1373 ecotype wild population from Czech Republic chromosome A16, carGib1.2-hapl.c, whole genome shotgun sequence, one region includes:
- the LOC128030088 gene encoding NACHT, LRR and PYD domains-containing protein 3 isoform X1, with the protein MNLGLDQSCQHPAVSRRSDMSMDPSLNFSGYTDLWFSHDPQHAKVLKVLLDIRSNLKKKFQCLYEGIAKQGNPTFLNEIYTDLYITESESGEINNEHEVRHFEIQYRRVSTEDTPIKCRDIFRPLPGQDKPIRSVLTKGVAGIGKTVSVQRFILDWAEGKENQDIKKLSLSDLLLIFFPDTKEMELSSDKYKVMFIFDGLDECCLSLDFQSILRLCDVRESASVDVLLMNIIAGNLLPSALIWITSRPAAADLVPSECVHRVTEVRGFNEPQKEEYFRKRISDQNNYLTPEVIKKPPHNVPHPSVFSGSHPLF; encoded by the exons ATGAATTTGGGGTTAG ACCAGAGCTGCCAGCATCCAGCTGTGTCCAGGAGGAGTGACATGTCAATGGATCCTTCACTTAACTTTAGTGGATATACTGATCTTTGGTTTAG CCATGACCCTCAACATGCCAAAGTCCTCAAAGTCCTCCTAGATATTAGATCTAATCTGAAGAAGAAGTTTCAGTGTCTGTATGAGGGAATAGCAAAGCAAGGAAACCCTACATTCCTGAATGAGATCTACACAGACCTCTacatcacagagagtgagagtggagaGATCAATAATGAGCATGaggtgagacattttgaaatacaaTACAGGAGAGTATCAACAGAGGACACGCCAATCAAATGCAGAGACATCTTTAGACCTTTACCTGGACAAGACAAACCCATCAGATCTGTGCTGACAAAGGGAGTTgctggcattggaaaaacagtTTCTGTGCAGAGGTTCATCCTGGACTGGGCTGAAGGGAAAGAGAATCAGGACATCAAAAAACTCAGTCTTTCAGATCTTCTTCTTATCTTTTTTCCTGATACCAAAGAAATGGAATTATCCAGTGACAAATATAAAGTgatgttcatctttgatggtctggatgagtgtTGTCTGTCTCTGGATTTTCAGTCTATTCTGAGGTTGTGTGATGTACGTGAATCAGCCTCAGTGGATGTGCTGCTGATGAACATCATTGCAgggaatctgcttccctctgctctcatctggatcacctccagaccagcagcagctgatctcgtcccctctgagtgtgtccatcgagtgacagaggtacgaggcttcaatgagccacagaaggaggaatacttcaggaagagaatcagtgatcaaAACAATTATCTCACACCTGAAGTCATCAAGAAGCCTCCACATAATGTGCCACATCCTAGTGTTTTTTCTGGATCTCATCCACTGTTTTAG
- the LOC128030088 gene encoding NACHT, LRR and PYD domains-containing protein 3 isoform X2, with the protein MSMDPSLNFSGYTDLWFSHDPQHAKVLKVLLDIRSNLKKKFQCLYEGIAKQGNPTFLNEIYTDLYITESESGEINNEHEVRHFEIQYRRVSTEDTPIKCRDIFRPLPGQDKPIRSVLTKGVAGIGKTVSVQRFILDWAEGKENQDIKKLSLSDLLLIFFPDTKEMELSSDKYKVMFIFDGLDECCLSLDFQSILRLCDVRESASVDVLLMNIIAGNLLPSALIWITSRPAAADLVPSECVHRVTEVRGFNEPQKEEYFRKRISDQNNYLTPEVIKKPPHNVPHPSVFSGSHPLF; encoded by the exons ATGTCAATGGATCCTTCACTTAACTTTAGTGGATATACTGATCTTTGGTTTAG CCATGACCCTCAACATGCCAAAGTCCTCAAAGTCCTCCTAGATATTAGATCTAATCTGAAGAAGAAGTTTCAGTGTCTGTATGAGGGAATAGCAAAGCAAGGAAACCCTACATTCCTGAATGAGATCTACACAGACCTCTacatcacagagagtgagagtggagaGATCAATAATGAGCATGaggtgagacattttgaaatacaaTACAGGAGAGTATCAACAGAGGACACGCCAATCAAATGCAGAGACATCTTTAGACCTTTACCTGGACAAGACAAACCCATCAGATCTGTGCTGACAAAGGGAGTTgctggcattggaaaaacagtTTCTGTGCAGAGGTTCATCCTGGACTGGGCTGAAGGGAAAGAGAATCAGGACATCAAAAAACTCAGTCTTTCAGATCTTCTTCTTATCTTTTTTCCTGATACCAAAGAAATGGAATTATCCAGTGACAAATATAAAGTgatgttcatctttgatggtctggatgagtgtTGTCTGTCTCTGGATTTTCAGTCTATTCTGAGGTTGTGTGATGTACGTGAATCAGCCTCAGTGGATGTGCTGCTGATGAACATCATTGCAgggaatctgcttccctctgctctcatctggatcacctccagaccagcagcagctgatctcgtcccctctgagtgtgtccatcgagtgacagaggtacgaggcttcaatgagccacagaaggaggaatacttcaggaagagaatcagtgatcaaAACAATTATCTCACACCTGAAGTCATCAAGAAGCCTCCACATAATGTGCCACATCCTAGTGTTTTTTCTGGATCTCATCCACTGTTTTAG